A single window of Arcobacter venerupis DNA harbors:
- a CDS encoding diguanylate cyclase, translating into MKQELKKITDLTINDLLNNNIILPSTYFDRFNYHAKELEINLDDENFKTEIHQLISDDFQTIEKYMDIIAKSTVLLQENTKDATNAVLNKDVSSLVDIYKKMLELEHEVKNLNDKLFLDDLTNTFNKKWIYRKFLDENAKFQQYGLCVLTDVIDYSYIQKEYGELLANNLLIFAVKFMKQKLKDENIDFKIVRYNENRFLIFIVIEEKEDKKSIIDSILNLEHLLSNTTLKSNSGLFIKAKYEFKICSFEKAEESKEVFEKLLTHKKEK; encoded by the coding sequence TTGAAACAAGAATTAAAAAAAATAACAGATTTAACAATAAATGATCTTTTAAATAATAATATTATCCTTCCCTCAACTTATTTTGATAGATTTAACTATCATGCAAAAGAGTTAGAGATAAATTTAGATGATGAAAACTTCAAAACTGAAATTCATCAGTTAATATCAGATGATTTTCAAACCATTGAAAAATATATGGATATTATCGCAAAAAGTACGGTGTTATTGCAAGAAAATACAAAAGATGCAACAAATGCTGTATTAAATAAAGATGTAAGTTCATTAGTTGATATTTATAAAAAAATGCTTGAATTAGAGCATGAAGTAAAAAATCTAAATGACAAACTTTTTTTAGATGATTTAACAAATACTTTTAATAAAAAATGGATTTATAGAAAATTTTTAGATGAAAATGCAAAATTCCAACAATATGGCCTTTGTGTTTTAACTGATGTTATTGATTATTCATATATTCAAAAAGAGTATGGTGAACTATTAGCAAATAACTTACTTATTTTTGCAGTTAAGTTTATGAAACAAAAATTAAAAGATGAAAATATTGATTTCAAAATAGTAAGATACAATGAAAATAGGTTTCTAATTTTTATCGTAATTGAAGAAAAAGAAGATAAAAAAAGTATTATTGATTCTATCCTCAATTTAGAACATTTATTGTCAAATACTACTTTAAAAAGTAATTCAGGACTATTTATAAAAGCTAAATATGAGTTCAAAATTTGCTCATTTGAAAAAGCAGAAGAATCAAAAGAGGTTTTTGAGAAATTATTAACTCATAAAAAAGAGAAATAA
- a CDS encoding peptidylprolyl isomerase produces MKSATARHLLVDSEELCLDLKKRISSGEKFEDIAKEYSSCPSGSNGGDLGTFFEGQMVPEFDAVVFNEAINVVHGPVKTDFGFHLLETTSRRD; encoded by the coding sequence ATGAAAAGTGCAACAGCAAGACATTTATTAGTTGATAGTGAAGAGTTATGTTTAGATTTAAAAAAAAGAATATCATCTGGTGAAAAATTTGAAGATATAGCAAAAGAGTATTCTTCATGTCCATCTGGTTCAAATGGTGGAGATTTAGGTACATTTTTTGAAGGACAAATGGTTCCTGAATTTGATGCTGTAGTATTTAATGAAGCTATAAATGTAGTTCATGGTCCTGTTAAAACAGACTTTGGTTTTCATTTATTAGAAACAACTTCAAGAAGAGATTAA
- a CDS encoding DedA family protein → MEDIIRDWGYLALFLYSFGGGFVGLVVAGVLSYSGDLNIYISILVAGVSNFLGDQFLFFLARKNKNYAKDMMKKYGRKIALAHLMMRKYGSFVVFVQKYIYGIKTLIPLAMGLTKYSATKFAVYNSLATILWACVVGYLSFTAGKYILSLGDDFKYIGLGIVLVIFLLITYIFKKIEKK, encoded by the coding sequence ATGGAAGATATTATACGAGATTGGGGTTATTTAGCTCTATTCTTATACTCTTTTGGTGGTGGATTTGTAGGTTTGGTTGTTGCAGGAGTTTTATCATACTCTGGTGATTTAAATATTTATATTTCAATTCTAGTAGCTGGCGTTTCAAACTTCTTAGGTGACCAGTTTTTATTTTTTTTAGCTAGAAAAAATAAAAATTATGCAAAAGATATGATGAAAAAATATGGTAGAAAAATTGCTCTTGCCCATTTAATGATGAGAAAATATGGCTCTTTTGTAGTTTTTGTACAAAAATATATTTATGGAATAAAAACATTAATTCCACTTGCAATGGGACTTACAAAATATTCTGCAACAAAATTTGCAGTTTACAACTCACTAGCAACCATTCTTTGGGCTTGTGTGGTTGGATATTTAAGTTTTACAGCAGGAAAATATATCCTTAGTTTAGGTGATGATTTTAAATATATAGGATTAGGAATAGTTCTTGTGATTTTTTTATTAATAACTTATATTTTTAAAAAAATAGAAAAAAAATAA
- a CDS encoding biotin-dependent carboxyltransferase family protein, with translation MSLEVINNPLFVTIQDKGRFGYSHIGVTSSGVMDEYAYFCANQLLKNSLDTNILEIAFSNVVFKANSNTQIAITGASCEFFINDIPKDSWRSHNIKNGDIIKIGKILSGNRVYLAVFGGFNIKKEFGSNSVTIKENLGGIDGNKLKKGDILPFENYVSTHTVRLKNEFIPKYEDELTLRVIFSYQENHFSKEEKQKFLNSTYLVTNDFNRMACKLSGEAIKCDINGIISEGIAFGSIQIPSDGQPIVLLKDRQTIGGYPKIGVVLNLDCFKLSQAKVNTKIRFEEISYAEAIQKSKEFYFSFL, from the coding sequence ATGAGCTTAGAAGTTATAAATAATCCTCTTTTTGTAACTATTCAAGATAAAGGAAGATTTGGATATTCCCATATTGGAGTAACTTCAAGTGGTGTAATGGATGAATATGCTTATTTTTGTGCAAATCAGTTATTGAAAAATTCTTTAGATACAAATATTTTAGAAATTGCATTTTCAAATGTAGTTTTTAAAGCAAATTCAAATACTCAAATAGCAATTACAGGTGCTAGTTGTGAATTTTTTATAAATGATATTCCCAAAGATTCTTGGAGAAGTCACAATATTAAAAATGGTGATATTATAAAAATTGGGAAAATCTTATCTGGAAATAGGGTATATTTAGCTGTTTTTGGTGGCTTTAATATAAAAAAAGAGTTTGGAAGTAATAGTGTTACAATAAAAGAAAATCTTGGTGGAATAGATGGGAATAAGTTAAAAAAAGGTGATATTTTACCTTTTGAAAATTATGTTTCTACTCATACTGTTCGCCTAAAAAATGAGTTTATTCCAAAATATGAAGATGAGTTAACTCTTAGAGTAATCTTTTCATATCAAGAAAATCATTTTTCAAAAGAAGAGAAGCAAAAATTTTTAAATTCAACATATTTAGTTACAAATGATTTTAATAGAATGGCATGTAAATTAAGTGGCGAAGCAATCAAATGTGATATAAATGGAATAATATCAGAAGGTATTGCTTTTGGAAGTATTCAAATCCCAAGTGATGGGCAACCTATAGTTTTATTAAAAGATAGACAAACAATTGGTGGTTACCCAAAAATTGGAGTTGTTTTAAATTTAGATTGTTTTAAATTATCACAAGCTAAAGTAAATACTAAAATAAGATTTGAAGAAATATCTTATGCAGAAGCAATTCAAAAGTCAAAAGAGTTTTATTTCTCTTTTTTATGA
- a CDS encoding PhoH family protein translates to MKEKVYVLDTNIILQNLQNLYKISDNKTNHIVVPETVLLELEDKKKLSSELGYYSREFARLLAKMKIKEVDYKLGFKVVKLFNDEINIDIISKDKYDTVIEQIHISESNDKRIIEVASIAQEYYKGCQTIFLSLDVYARTFALFKSIKTETLHDDKSTVPKFNFVKAIEFDSSLFNSLENKDITLVDSEYEPENFAYSFESNDGNVEYAIIHDKRIDILKENDFKALNVKPVNLKQKLFTKAILSNIYDLLVIDAKAGSGKTLMSVVSAMRLIDLGLYDKIVYVRNSIESLDKGADIGYLSGNDEKFRIYNMALMDTLEFIAKKHLKKSENRENQESIESKIDELRSKYCIETLWPGEARGRTLSASIVIMDEWQNSSEKTTQLILSRLDESCMAIVIGSNRQIDNLYLNKYNNGLTTLLKQTNETHPELKMFAIELEKAVRGKFAQFTERIFENRKD, encoded by the coding sequence ATGAAAGAAAAAGTATATGTCCTAGACACAAACATCATCTTACAAAACCTTCAAAATCTCTACAAAATTTCAGACAATAAAACTAACCACATCGTAGTACCTGAAACAGTTCTTCTTGAATTAGAGGATAAAAAGAAACTGTCTAGTGAACTTGGGTATTATTCAAGAGAGTTTGCAAGATTATTAGCAAAGATGAAAATAAAAGAAGTTGATTATAAACTTGGCTTTAAAGTTGTGAAACTTTTTAATGATGAAATAAATATTGATATTATCTCAAAAGATAAATATGACACAGTAATTGAGCAAATTCATATTTCTGAATCAAATGATAAGAGAATAATAGAAGTAGCATCAATTGCCCAAGAATACTACAAAGGTTGTCAAACAATCTTTTTGTCTCTTGATGTATATGCAAGAACTTTTGCTTTATTCAAAAGTATTAAAACAGAAACTTTGCATGACGATAAATCTACTGTTCCAAAGTTTAACTTTGTTAAAGCAATAGAATTTGATTCTTCATTATTTAACAGTTTAGAAAATAAAGATATTACTTTAGTAGATAGTGAATATGAACCTGAAAACTTTGCATATAGTTTTGAAAGTAATGATGGAAATGTGGAATACGCAATTATTCATGATAAAAGAATTGATATTTTAAAAGAGAATGATTTTAAAGCGTTAAATGTAAAACCTGTAAATTTAAAACAAAAACTATTTACAAAAGCCATTTTATCGAATATATACGATTTACTTGTAATTGATGCAAAAGCTGGAAGTGGAAAAACTTTGATGTCAGTTGTGAGTGCTATGAGACTTATTGATTTAGGATTATATGACAAAATTGTTTATGTTAGAAATTCTATAGAATCCCTTGATAAAGGTGCTGATATTGGATATTTATCAGGAAATGATGAGAAGTTTAGAATCTATAATATGGCACTTATGGATACCTTAGAATTTATTGCAAAAAAGCATCTTAAAAAAAGTGAAAATAGAGAGAATCAAGAATCAATAGAATCAAAAATAGATGAATTAAGATCAAAATATTGTATTGAAACACTTTGGCCAGGAGAAGCTAGAGGAAGAACGCTATCAGCTTCAATTGTGATAATGGATGAATGGCAAAACTCAAGTGAAAAAACAACACAGTTGATACTTTCAAGACTTGATGAGAGTTGTATGGCTATTGTAATTGGTTCAAATAGACAAATTGATAATCTATATTTAAATAAATATAATAATGGATTAACAACTCTTCTAAAACAAACAAATGAAACTCATCCAGAACTTAAAATGTTTGCAATAGAGTTAGAAAAAGCAGTTCGTGGGAAATTCGCCCAATTTACAGAGCGTATTTTTGAAAATAGAAAAGATTGA
- a CDS encoding diguanylate cyclase domain-containing protein, translating to MFKNTLFLKIILIFTLPALGILYFSSVLVYEKVQSFNEIDGINNNLNYLTITEKLIDSLQKERELTVINFLQKNNKLKLDEVRLLSNDNYEKLQIFFKKESFNSRFTQLNSEIIRLKELRIKIDKSNITLDKIFEEYDNFNKFLLDSLYLLKPIKLAYDFNSEFRNIVYFLNFKESTYIEKTMFISYFMNSNINDKVYGLLMKNYTLQEINKDLFLNNSNLDIVQKYNSKLNEEYFNKIFMLRNNIKNKNFSQFELNLEEWDKLSIENIESLTNIYKNLLTSLDNHVIRFKNDAIVEKQKSLIFLAVSFSTLISLLFVLRNIIFNEQKSFHKVQKHKEVYELLNKANKFLLKINNRKKLFSNICELLSENNKIQFCFIYDLHSDEIIAQDGELKLKILNQSHFYNDKNKNNLISKTIKWETNIIINNFTEKNISVFYEDAKNLNIKSMASFPIKKFNKVAATLAIYSNQLDFFDHEVEILFDKLVGDITHCLEKIDYEENRLIQEDELRLSSYAFESSEPMIITNDIGDIVKVNQAFCNVMGYPKDQIIGKNPRIFKSVHQDKRFGDILWNELKVKGFWSGEVYNKKSTSEIIPLRSTITAIKDKNGKITHFLGQYIDIGEQKDKEKVLEYQATHDNLTGLPNRLLLLDRIEHAITKVVRHKMVGGLIFIDLDNFKEVNDTLGHHIGDALLIMVAKKIREVVRDEDTIARIGGDEFIVLLDNVGNNKVDAKININNLAEKIKEALNSITHIEGKVNVSTPSIGITLFSDSSVSIKDIIKQADTAMYVAKKQGKNAIEFFD from the coding sequence TTGTTTAAAAATACATTATTCCTTAAAATTATTCTTATATTTACTTTACCTGCTTTAGGTATTTTATACTTTAGTTCAGTTTTAGTTTATGAAAAAGTACAATCATTTAATGAAATTGATGGAATTAATAATAATCTAAACTATCTTACAATTACAGAAAAACTCATTGACTCTTTACAAAAAGAAAGAGAGTTAACTGTAATTAACTTTTTACAAAAAAACAATAAACTAAAATTAGATGAAGTTAGATTATTATCAAATGATAACTATGAAAAATTACAAATATTTTTCAAAAAAGAAAGTTTTAATAGTAGATTTACTCAATTAAATTCAGAAATAATTAGATTAAAAGAACTTAGAATTAAAATTGATAAATCTAATATTACACTTGATAAAATTTTTGAAGAGTATGATAATTTTAATAAATTTTTATTAGATTCATTGTATTTATTAAAACCAATAAAGTTAGCTTATGATTTTAATAGTGAATTTAGAAATATTGTATATTTTTTAAATTTTAAAGAGTCAACTTATATCGAAAAAACAATGTTTATTTCATATTTTATGAATAGTAATATTAACGATAAAGTTTATGGTTTACTTATGAAAAATTATACCTTACAAGAAATAAATAAAGATTTGTTTTTGAATAACTCTAATTTGGATATTGTTCAGAAATATAATTCTAAATTAAATGAAGAGTATTTTAATAAGATATTCATGCTAAGAAACAATATCAAAAATAAGAATTTCTCACAATTTGAATTAAATCTTGAAGAGTGGGATAAATTATCTATTGAAAATATAGAATCATTAACAAATATTTATAAAAATTTACTTACTTCATTAGATAATCATGTAATAAGATTTAAAAATGATGCCATTGTCGAAAAACAAAAAAGTCTTATTTTCTTAGCAGTTTCTTTCTCAACTCTAATAAGTTTATTATTTGTATTGAGAAATATTATTTTCAATGAACAAAAAAGTTTCCATAAAGTTCAAAAACATAAAGAAGTGTATGAATTATTGAATAAAGCAAATAAGTTTTTGTTAAAAATAAATAATAGAAAAAAATTATTTTCGAACATTTGCGAGTTACTCTCTGAAAATAATAAAATTCAATTTTGTTTTATTTATGATTTGCATTCCGATGAGATAATTGCTCAAGATGGTGAATTAAAATTAAAAATATTAAATCAAAGTCATTTCTATAATGATAAAAATAAAAATAATTTAATTTCTAAGACTATTAAATGGGAAACAAATATTATTATTAATAATTTCACTGAAAAAAATATATCAGTGTTTTATGAAGATGCAAAAAATTTAAATATAAAATCTATGGCTTCTTTTCCTATTAAAAAATTTAATAAGGTAGCGGCCACACTTGCAATATATTCAAATCAGTTAGACTTTTTTGATCATGAAGTTGAAATACTTTTTGATAAATTAGTAGGAGATATTACTCATTGTTTAGAAAAAATTGATTATGAAGAAAATAGATTAATTCAAGAAGATGAATTAAGATTATCTTCATATGCTTTTGAATCCAGCGAACCTATGATTATTACAAATGATATAGGTGATATTGTAAAAGTTAATCAAGCATTTTGTAATGTAATGGGATATCCAAAAGATCAAATTATTGGTAAAAATCCAAGAATATTTAAGTCTGTTCATCAAGATAAAAGATTTGGTGATATTTTATGGAATGAATTAAAAGTTAAGGGATTTTGGAGTGGAGAAGTTTATAATAAAAAATCAACAAGTGAGATTATTCCTTTAAGAAGTACAATAACTGCAATAAAAGATAAAAATGGGAAAATCACACATTTTTTAGGGCAATACATAGATATTGGAGAGCAAAAAGATAAAGAAAAAGTTCTTGAATATCAAGCAACCCATGATAATCTAACAGGTCTTCCAAATAGATTATTATTACTTGATAGAATTGAACATGCTATTACAAAAGTTGTAAGACATAAAATGGTGGGTGGTTTAATATTTATTGATTTAGATAACTTCAAAGAAGTAAATGATACTTTAGGTCATCATATTGGAGATGCTTTACTTATAATGGTTGCTAAGAAAATAAGAGAAGTTGTAAGGGATGAAGATACAATAGCCCGAATTGGTGGAGATGAATTTATAGTTTTACTTGATAATGTTGGAAATAATAAAGTTGATGCAAAAATTAATATTAATAATTTAGCTGAAAAAATAAAAGAAGCACTAAATAGTATTACTCATATTGAAGGAAAAGTAAATGTATCAACTCCTAGTATTGGAATTACGCTATTTAGTGATTCAAGTGTTAGTATAAAAGATATTATTAAACAAGCAGATACAGCTATGTATGTGGCTAAAAAACAAGGTAAAAATGCTATTGAATTCTTTGATTAA
- the dbpA gene encoding ATP-dependent RNA helicase DbpA, whose amino-acid sequence MLIENFSNLNLPKDFLTNLDSLGYTKLTAIQQKSLPLSLNNSDLIAQAKTGSGKTVAFCIPILNKLNIKNFRIQSLIIAPTRELANQIAQELRKLSRHIHNLKVLTLCGGTPYKPQVLSLSHEAHIIVATPGRVLKHIEENNINLENLNTLVLDEADKMLDMGFYDDIMKIIDTLPKKRQTLLFSATYEKNIEKLASNVLNNPVTVKVENEEKIHIKQKFYEVNEGTKTALIPALISSNKAKSILIFCNMKIKCEELADDLYALGLDVLTLHSDLEQKQRDETIILFSNKSYSILIATDVASRGLHIDDVDLVINYDLSLDEKIHTHRIGRTARAGKGGLAVSLYTSNDFDRVELIKDTFRDIEDESIDKIEDDLSYKIDSGLRTIFINGGKKQKLRAGDILGALTAGIGLEKTDIGKIDILDFASYVAINKEKISFVLEKLSKEKIKGKYYRIYEK is encoded by the coding sequence ATTTTAATCGAAAATTTTTCAAACTTAAATCTTCCAAAAGATTTTTTAACAAACTTAGACTCTTTAGGTTACACAAAATTAACAGCAATCCAACAAAAAAGTTTACCTTTAAGTTTAAATAATAGTGATTTAATAGCTCAAGCAAAAACAGGTTCTGGAAAAACTGTAGCTTTTTGTATTCCAATACTAAATAAATTAAATATCAAAAATTTTAGAATACAATCTTTAATAATAGCGCCAACAAGAGAATTAGCAAATCAAATAGCTCAAGAATTAAGAAAATTATCAAGACATATACACAATCTAAAAGTTCTTACACTTTGTGGTGGAACTCCATATAAACCTCAAGTTTTATCTTTAAGTCATGAAGCCCACATAATTGTGGCAACTCCAGGGCGTGTGTTAAAACATATAGAAGAAAATAATATAAATCTTGAAAATTTAAATACTTTAGTTTTGGATGAAGCAGATAAAATGCTTGATATGGGATTTTATGATGATATTATGAAAATAATTGATACTTTACCAAAAAAGAGACAAACACTTCTTTTTTCAGCTACTTATGAAAAAAATATTGAAAAATTAGCTTCAAATGTATTAAATAATCCAGTTACAGTAAAAGTTGAAAATGAAGAGAAAATACATATAAAACAAAAATTCTATGAAGTTAATGAGGGAACTAAAACTGCTTTAATTCCTGCACTTATTTCATCAAACAAAGCAAAATCAATTTTGATTTTTTGTAATATGAAAATAAAATGTGAGGAGTTAGCTGATGATTTATATGCTTTAGGATTAGATGTGCTAACACTTCATTCAGATTTGGAACAAAAACAAAGAGATGAAACAATAATCTTATTTTCAAATAAATCTTATTCTATTTTAATTGCAACTGATGTAGCTTCACGAGGTTTACATATTGATGATGTTGATTTAGTTATAAACTATGATTTGTCTTTAGATGAAAAAATTCATACACATAGAATTGGAAGAACAGCAAGAGCTGGAAAAGGTGGGCTTGCAGTTTCATTATATACTTCAAATGATTTTGATAGGGTAGAACTTATTAAAGATACTTTTAGAGATATTGAAGATGAAAGTATTGATAAAATTGAAGATGATTTATCTTATAAAATTGATTCAGGATTACGAACAATATTTATAAATGGTGGAAAAAAACAAAAATTAAGAGCAGGGGATATTTTAGGTGCATTAACTGCTGGAATTGGTTTAGAAAAAACTGATATTGGTAAAATCGACATTTTAGATTTTGCTTCATATGTTGCAATTAATAAAGAAAAAATATCTTTTGTCCTAGAAAAGTTATCAAAAGAGAAGATTAAAGGTAAATATTATAGAATCTATGAAAAATAA
- the pdxH gene encoding pyridoxamine 5'-phosphate oxidase — MDLTNLRAKYTTKGLDIKDLNPNPFLQFETWFNQAMDAKLTEPNAFSLATVGADMMPSIRTVLLKIFDEKGFVFFTNYKSKKASQINENPKAAALFAWLDLERQVKVEGNIEKISTTESLKYFLSRPKGSQIGAWVSHQSQIISSRSLLEQKFDEIRRKFVKGEVPFPDFWGGYIIKPTKIEFWQGGQDRLHDRFVYELQSENSWSISRLAP; from the coding sequence TTGGATTTAACAAACCTAAGAGCTAAATACACAACAAAAGGTTTAGATATAAAAGATCTAAACCCAAACCCTTTTTTACAGTTTGAAACTTGGTTTAATCAAGCAATGGATGCAAAACTAACAGAACCAAATGCTTTTTCACTAGCTACTGTTGGAGCTGATATGATGCCAAGTATTAGAACTGTACTTCTTAAAATCTTTGATGAAAAAGGTTTTGTATTTTTTACAAACTATAAAAGTAAAAAAGCGTCTCAAATTAATGAAAACCCAAAAGCCGCAGCACTTTTTGCCTGGCTTGATTTAGAAAGACAAGTAAAAGTTGAGGGAAATATAGAAAAGATTTCAACAACTGAATCACTAAAATATTTTCTTTCTCGTCCTAAAGGTAGCCAAATAGGCGCTTGGGTTTCTCACCAAAGTCAAATAATAAGCTCAAGAAGTTTACTAGAGCAAAAGTTTGATGAAATAAGAAGAAAATTTGTAAAAGGAGAAGTTCCTTTTCCTGATTTTTGGGGTGGATATATAATTAAACCCACAAAAATTGAGTTTTGGCAAGGTGGACAAGATAGGCTTCACGATAGATTTGTTTATGAACTACAAAGTGAGAATTCTTGGAGTATTTCAAGACTTGCACCTTAA
- a CDS encoding EAL domain-containing protein gives MLLQKLLNIFFNKNNIKTIFLIDILYMKDLNAIYNFKNGDSIIKQLDNILTHKTKALIKKVLKRNVKVRIKNIHTDVFEILIYDNLSIEEIIKIKNLIYENVVSNNFQLLDNSSTINIDVTIGCAKSSDKNLKIYAEKALHNAKINYIHYTYYDSFLYQNDFINENLLEILNYNIDNNLVEPYFQAIMDNNTNQVVKYEALMRIFDKNEHIIMPNIFIHKAKKCRLYNKLMEILIDKIIIYILKYKIHVSINLDYTDILNPQIKKTLLSKIKSNNIGEYLTLEILESEKVNNFDMVNNFINEIKKLGVKIAIDDFGTGFSNYENILNLNIDYIKIDGSLIKKIDEAIYLNLIKSIVLFSKQQNIKVVAEFVCDLKILRYVKNAQIDYSQGYYIGKPKSIQELFGELN, from the coding sequence GTGTTGCTACAAAAATTATTAAATATTTTTTTCAATAAAAATAATATTAAAACTATTTTTTTAATTGATATTTTATATATGAAAGATTTAAATGCTATTTATAATTTTAAAAATGGTGATTCAATAATAAAGCAACTAGATAACATACTCACTCACAAAACAAAAGCACTAATCAAAAAAGTTTTAAAAAGAAATGTCAAAGTAAGAATAAAAAATATTCACACTGACGTATTTGAAATATTAATCTACGATAATCTTAGTATTGAAGAAATAATAAAAATAAAAAATCTCATTTATGAAAATGTTGTTTCTAATAATTTTCAACTTTTAGATAATTCTTCAACAATAAATATAGATGTTACTATTGGCTGTGCAAAAAGTAGTGATAAAAATCTTAAAATTTATGCAGAAAAAGCACTTCATAATGCAAAAATAAATTATATTCATTACACATATTATGACTCTTTTTTATATCAAAACGACTTTATAAACGAAAATCTTCTTGAAATTTTAAATTATAATATTGATAATAATTTAGTTGAACCATATTTTCAAGCTATTATGGATAATAATACAAATCAAGTAGTTAAATACGAAGCTTTAATGAGAATATTTGATAAAAATGAACATATAATTATGCCTAATATTTTCATTCATAAAGCAAAAAAATGCAGACTTTATAATAAACTTATGGAAATTTTGATTGATAAAATTATCATTTATATTTTAAAATACAAAATTCATGTGAGCATAAATCTTGATTATACAGATATATTAAATCCACAAATAAAAAAGACTCTTCTTTCTAAGATAAAAAGTAATAATATTGGAGAGTATCTCACCCTTGAAATACTTGAAAGTGAGAAAGTAAATAATTTTGATATGGTAAATAATTTCATAAATGAGATAAAAAAACTTGGTGTAAAAATTGCAATTGATGATTTTGGTACAGGTTTTTCTAATTATGAAAATATTTTAAATTTAAATATTGATTATATAAAAATAGATGGTTCACTTATAAAAAAAATAGATGAAGCTATATATTTAAACCTAATAAAAAGTATTGTTTTATTTTCAAAACAACAAAATATAAAAGTAGTTGCTGAATTCGTATGTGACTTAAAAATTCTAAGATATGTAAAAAATGCGCAAATTGACTATTCTCAAGGTTACTATATTGGAAAACCTAAAAGTATTCAAGAATTATTTGGAGAACTAAATTGA
- the pxpB gene encoding 5-oxoprolinase subunit PxpB — MIFRIVNVDSLIIYFGDKIDEDIALKIKKIYHSLRKLNLDGLIEIIPSYTSIFITFDIFKYDFETLKNIIEQNINLDIQENFDEKIITVDVYYGTEVGFDLIDMSSKTKLSIEEIIQIHSNKLYDVYAIGFLPGFAYLASVDERIALPRLSTPRKIVPKGSVAIADTQTAIYPQQSPGGWNIVGKTVFELFDKKLDNLSPLNVGDKVKFNPISKEEFLNKGGIL; from the coding sequence ATGATTTTTAGAATAGTAAATGTAGATTCGCTGATTATCTATTTTGGAGATAAAATAGATGAAGATATTGCACTTAAAATTAAAAAGATTTATCATAGTTTACGAAAGTTAAACCTTGATGGACTAATAGAAATCATTCCATCTTATACTTCTATTTTTATTACTTTTGATATTTTTAAATATGATTTCGAAACTTTAAAAAATATAATAGAGCAAAATATAAACTTAGATATACAAGAGAATTTTGATGAAAAGATTATTACAGTTGATGTTTATTATGGAACTGAAGTTGGATTTGATTTAATTGATATGAGTTCTAAAACAAAACTAAGTATTGAAGAAATTATACAGATTCACTCAAATAAACTTTATGATGTTTATGCAATTGGATTTTTGCCAGGTTTTGCATATCTTGCAAGTGTGGATGAAAGAATTGCATTGCCAAGACTTTCAACTCCTAGAAAAATAGTTCCTAAAGGAAGTGTAGCAATTGCAGATACACAAACTGCAATTTATCCCCAACAAAGTCCAGGAGGTTGGAATATTGTAGGTAAAACTGTTTTTGAGCTTTTTGATAAAAAACTAGATAATTTATCACCCTTAAATGTGGGAGATAAAGTAAAATTCAATCCTATTTCTAAAGAAGAGTTTTTAAATAAAGGAGGTATTTTATGA